GCCTCAAATTGCTGGTAGTGGACATCTACCACTTATGTTTTTGTTACCATAGCATCAAACAGGGTTCAGGTGATTTTTAATGGTAATATCCGCCTTTATAGTTTGAAAGTATACCCAATATTGTGTATCATCATTTCGCAAAAAAACGAAACAGACccgattttatttatttattgtaggGGACTGTGCACATTAATGAAAATAGACATGCAAATGTCCAGATTGTAGCCATGGGCTTATTTCCATCCGTTGTCCCTGGCAGGTAGATAGTATACGTATTAAAGTGTACATAAAGCATGTATATAAAGACAATAAAGATATACATAAAATTATGAAATGAGATTTGTgtcataaagattaaaaaaaactttttcagtatcaaatgaaaattagcatttgagaacaaaaaaatgtgatccaagcaaaaaaaTGTTCTACAAATCTGAAATAGCAACCAAACTATtagtctttgaattttgaacatctgtctttttgtttacagttcctgtttttttctctctcagtgatcagacttttgctctcGCTTCTCGTTTTTTTGCGtttgctctgtttgtttgtgttttttgatttttttatagtGCCTAAGTGCTAGAGTTAAGCAcatgtgaaaagtgaaaattgtccttttcatgtttttttaaattactgatgtgattttggtccatattgctCTGCCTTTATGCTAAAGATTCACAGGATGACACTACAAACTCCTAGggctgcacatttttttgtcagaatgattattaaactcattttttgaaCATTGAAGGCATGAAAAAGTAAAGTATCAGTATTGACAGATATGACAGTTTCTGCTAACATTTATAACTAATATATAATGGCTATGAATGTAAGCCAACAGACCTACGCCAGCTGAAGTCTTATTCTTTGTTCCCTCTCATTACTTGaatttaaaactctgttttcaggACTGAAATTTTAGATCTAACTACATTGGTCAGCacagttgacttgtggaggccaATAGTAAGGATTTAACTGAGTTTAGGGACTTACACTTTCTGTACAGCATAAGTATTTTGTATTTGCATCAAATGTATCggccaaaaaaaatcaaatagtgGCACAGTGAATATTGGCGAAATCCAATATTTAGCATAAGGGATGCACattattagatttttgccaatatgtGATTTACAGATATTTTCAAACTCATTTCTAGCTGACAAAGATACCGATAAATGCACACCTTTTTGAATTGGTAAAACACTGCAGGTGTCTGCAGTGCAATAAAGGAATGAGTTTAGTAGAGCTGAGAGAAATTAGCAGGGAAGTAAACAGCCTGGCCGCCGTTTTATGTCCCTGTTTAACATTTTAGGGGGGCATTGTTAAACATGTTAAGGCCTCACAGTGGGCCCTGTTGAGTAGAGCAGCGCAGTTAATAAAGTTTCTatttaagttacatttttagGTTCTCATCTTCACTAAAAGggaaaactgagattaaatgtTTACTGTGCCGCTccactagggatgcacgatattatcggtctggtatcggcagatattagcttaaaaaggcaaatatcgaCATCGGCAGATataattttttgccaatatttacatccgatattttgcctgtgtatttcagcatagatcgactgtaaattttgtccatatatactaataaattagttgagttttagtctgaaccaGTAGACCTATGTCaggtgaggtctttttctttatttatcctcattctttaaacttgacagtgtttttaaggactaaaaatTGTTTCTCTGTTCATCCTTGAAccttaaaatgtccaaaagaactgacattttttgtcGGAAAATGGTATTTAAATATTGGCAGcgatatcagctaaaatgaatctgtaagtatgggcatatcggatatcggcagaaatccagtattgtgcatccctagttctAATCATGGGTTTTGCCATTCATGATAAGTTTGTTAGTCTTTGTTGTGACATTTTGGGCCCAAAAGTACAACCCTAACcctttcatatctgctgataccagtgtttaactttttaagctttaagccaatatctgccagtgccaatatcatgctgataatttTGTGCATCCTTGTTTTGCATCTCTAGCCTTACAGTCTTTTAGCTGTATGGCTATAAACGGTATATACAGGAATAGGACATTTTTTATATAAAGAAATAACGTATCATATTCACAATAGCAGAATTATACACTCTGgtattattttacaaaaatgaaaccatatTGTAACTTGTTTTTGCAGTTTGGTGTGGGTGTTTTTTGAtactatgaataaaaaaaaatcagatattctaccttttaaaaacacatagaCTTAGTGTGTTAGAGATCAGAACATTTTAACAACTCTAACTATTGTACTGCAaagttttgctgctttataCTTTGCTGATTTTgcacaatttaaaaaactttcaacaattaaaatcaaactgTGGCACCAAATGAATGTTCAAACAAATCCCAAGTAAAGTAAGGATTGAACTATAATCCAGTGAAATGATCCTAAATGATAATGATGAAGGTTTTATTGTTGTTGAGAGTGAAATTTGCAGTTCTGGAGGATGGTCCTGTTCACACTGTTAATTATTGATGCAAGTGCTGGTCTCACTCCTGGCAGGTTTAAATACTTGATGTTCACTCTTGAGTGgtttaaaatagaaaacatatttaatttATGGGCCTAgtttatgtttttgtctgtcAAATTTGTTTAGTTTCTGCACTCTGAAACCACAAGTGCTCCAAGATGTACTTAAAATATCAGATGAACTGGAGCAGCTTTAGGTAAGTTGGCTGTAGAAAGTCCATTCCCTAAATTAAAATTTATTGTTACTATAATTCTTAATACCTTGATTTGTAAACGCCTGTCTTGTGcaaagctaaagtagcttttGATGTAATAATGAAGTACCAGGTGTATATCACTTCCTCTGTGTTTTAAAGGTCTAAAATTATAGCACTGAGGGATATGATTCATTACTCTGAACACACTCAGTGCAGTTTATTTTGACTATCCTTCAGACACTCTTCTGCTTCTCAAAATACTCACTGGAGGGTCAAAAATAATAGTTAAAAATagaccaaacaaaaacagtatgtTGTTTCCTAAAGccctttatttaaagaaaggAATATTTTCATGCCCACAGGGGTAACTTATGTTTTGTAGATCCACCTGTTGTAGATTTCtgtgaatgtattttttatgaGAAAGTAATTTAATGTTTATGTAGTGCAGTAGTGTAAAGTTTTTAATGTagaaacaacttttaaaatggTCTGGTGTAGGGATGCACATGATTAGGAAACCAATTAGTTAAATATAATCCCATTGTAGCTGGTACCGGCATAGCTAGTTGGTAAATTACTTCTTGATCATTTTACAAATCAGTTTATGCCCACAATATAGGCCAAATGCCCCATCTAGACTGTATCACAGAGGCCCCCACTAAATGCTCGGTCGTTTTTCTTTATGACTACTGCCATGCTGCATGAATGCTCTTAAATCcaatgtaaacaacagtgaggtgatagcattgatagcatgtcaTAAGGACAGCACAGTTTGGCACTGTCTGGTCcagaaaatggggataaagttaTCCAGGGGCTGTGTCAGGTTTTATTCACATATAACTGAAGCACTGAGGGATGATTTTCAGCTAAActacaggtgtcaaactcaaggcctgagGGCCAAATTCGGCCCAGGGTGCAGCTTTACCCAGCTCACAAGATTATATCTGAACTAGTATTGGCTTGctgctatgaggtctgcagatttcctccagtgtaaaaatgtaaatttaaccttaaagattaaaaaaaaaaatccttgttataaaaatctgaaaaagtagagagtagaaatagtcaggaatgagggaaagaaattaatttgtgttttcatttcatattttcattttgcatcccaagattatgactgaaacttagcattttgactttttatttcatattttgaccttttagattcacaatttttcattttaaatcaaatcttgaccttttaaactcctaactttgacttttatttccatgttttcactttttaaactcttgatcGAGGGTTTTAtcccatgttttgaccttttagagacactgttttgaattttagtttctagtttgacttttcaaactcttgattttgtgtttaatctcatatcttgacctttaaactcatgattgcAACTCTCTagtatatttgccttttaaaaccttattttgacttttagttgactttaaactcatttatttatttagcatttatttgacctggacacacagtaacattgatgctgtgatattgaataattttgacttttttttttttttttttttttaagaaatcttaaaatcatttatcatcactgtttaatttcccccCAGATTccttacctgtgaaaacacggcTGACAGCTTTCAGtgaaatcttgaccctgttagaccctcaggttaatCCTGAATTCAGATTTCAGcccttgctgtgattgagtttgacacccctgggctAAACAGTGTGGACAGTaaggtgcaaaaatggtcaaaggaGCTGCTAACACTAACTTTGCACCGTTACAGTGTAAAGTTGGCTTACATAGTGTGCATACTGGATTTTAGACCAGCCGCcttggtacagttataccctgCATTTGAAATGATCCCCATAGGAACATTCCTAGCCAAGGGTAGGGTTGACCAGAATTGAGTTTTAAGCACTGATACTGTTAACTAGTTTATGAGACTGATAACCAATATGGAAGTATCAAAATTTACTTTGTGATAGTTTAATTCTGCTTGTATGTGTTTAATACACCAAACACAAATCTTATAGAATGAATTTGATATGAACATGATCCAAATATAAACCAAAGGGTTTCttatgaaacatttcatccaGTCGTTTATGTTTAACTACAGGCTGGAGCCAAAAGAAGGACAGATCTGCTCTGTGTCGCAGTGCATGGTTAATTTGGTAAACAAATCAAGTGCTGGGGTTTGACTGAGTAGATTTAAAACAACAAGGTTCAGAAGGGCcctgtatgtttttcttttctttcactctCATTGGCAGAAAAGACCAACTGACTTTGTAATACAGGAAATACAGGTTTATCTTAAAGATCTAAGAGCAGCGTGATAAACAGAGATCTGAGTGTGGATGCAGCAGAATGTCTGTAGATGACAGGGCTGTACAATTAATCCATATTTAGATTCAATCACAATTTGTTGTGCTTCAGTTTTCAGAAGGAGCAGTATTTCtctgacctgaaatgtgtgtcaacataccagtttaaaacttttgtttGCAGGAGAGATGCAATACAAACACGTCATGCAATCATTgaagagtctttttttttttaaagttaacaaaaaaggactttccttgtttttatttttatttttcctaagttaaaacaaaaatgacagaaaatgatcactcccttttaatacagtttatatcaaatttgcagtgcgagtcaaaataatcagataTCAGATAATcagattttcaaaaattttcagccctagtttaatctatctTACATTATGAAGGTTATAGcatataattatttattgcttttgtatgttgaaaagtacaaaaaatgagaaattaaaaaaaataatggcataTTTAATCTCAATTAGATTAATTTCCTAAGAAGATGATATCAGAATAATCCAGCAATGACTGAAAAATAGcctaaactgattttttttctgcagtaagGAGGAAAATTTAATGTATTTCTTTTCTAttgtaaaaaggtaaatttcatttaaatggtAATTGCTCAGCCTCTGTGTGCTGAGGATTCTTTGCAGTAGTTGCACACAGATTAGCACAAAATAATTCATGAAAAGATAAGATTTCTTTGATCACAAATAAAAGCCAGTGTTCATGAGATTGTCTACAGTTTTTGCAGTTTCAAACTCTGCTAAAGTTTGAAGCATGGAGACCCCATCTGCAGCTGTAGCACTCTGCTACTGACGCAGAGACCTCCATCCTGTCAGCTGCCAGCATGGTGGCTGACGCAATTTTACTAATCTACAATGTTTAAGTCAGTGATCAAGCCCTCACGTTATAAGAGGAATATTTGGGgatgggctttttatgcctattgacagaggaggacagtggacagaattggaaacagggatgagagagccggggagagacatgcaggaaagtgccacaggctggattcaaacctgggccaactgcgtacatggggcgtgccttaaatcactaggccacctgcattCCTAGTGGAATGATTTTAATACACTTGATAACCTTCTTAATGGGCCATGTGTGCAAAAtagaaaaagtctgtgcatcTGTCTGAGTGAGCTACACAGGGTCATCCTCCTTAAAGCTGTCCGTCAAAATGGACAGCTTTCAAATTTTCTGTCACCTTTTGAAAGATACCATCAGTGATGGAGAATTTTCAGTTAACGTGACCTTTGCATcaagggcttttattttgaaagcagaggCAAGGAAGTGTGTTAATGACAAGCCATTGACGGCAGTGAGCGGAATACTTTTGCTGCCTGTTAACACAAGCTGTAGTGTTATGCtacatttcaaaaacagaaatggaTATTATCAGAACGCCACTATCTCTGCTTGTTAAACAAACGCTGTAGGTGACTAAATTGagaagaaaagccaagaaaataaaatatcccTGTACGACATGATGCTCCCAGTGCCTTGCCGAGCTTCCGTGTTGATATCTTGAGAGGgacagaataaaagaaaaaatgcaatgtGGTAAAAACGGCATGTTTCCTTGTATCGTTCATGGCCTGTAAGGCCTCTGCAATAGGAAATGAGTTTATTTCATTGATGATGTTTGCTGTTAGGACAGGCTTTAACAGCctcaacaaaaatatgaaaacttcTGAAGCCTGTTGAAGGTGGAGATGATTTATTGATAACAAATACAGACAAAAGACTTCTTATGACATCTGCACTGCAAAACATCAGATGTTTGTCATTTAAACTCATTGAAGTTGCTTCTAAAGCATATAAAGTTCAATGTTGTTGGTAGTAAAAACGTAAATGAATACTTGTTTTActctttgttgtctttgttaGCTGAAGTCCATTAATGTGTCTCATTGTGCCGTCCCCCTTCAGTCAAAGTATCATTTTCAGATAGTGACactgtttttcttgttgtttgcAGGTCTGTGAAGATGTTGATCTGCCTCTGTGATTCAGCTGCTGTGTCTGTGGCGTTCAGGGCTGCTGAATACTAAAATAGACTGCGGGCCAACACAAGAGCTCTTCTCAGGGAACACACAGACCCAGTCACTGCTTCCAAAGCTCCTCATCACCGCAGCCCTTTTGGGGTTGCTATGGCAGCTGCTGTCACAGAGACCAAGTGCTGGACACAGGCTTGCCCCAGTAAGGCAGGACAGACCACTAGTCATTGCAGCAAGAGACCATCAAACAGTCAACAAACAGCACTTAGCATTAATTCTAGCACTCTAAGTTAACAAAACGAGCAGAGGTCTGCAGGCTGATGGTCGGCGCTCTGGAGAATCCTCATGAGTCTTGTCTGTGTCTGCTCCGGCTCTTGGCCAGAGTCCCCGTGCAGCAGCAGAGCCAGTACTGTTCCTTCTGTTAGACCATGTTCCACCAGCAGGACCATCTGAAGAGCCAGCTGCAGGAGAGCCACCCAGCCAGCAGGCAGCTCTTCCACTGCCAGGAGTGTGGGAAGCAGTACAACACCCAGCTGGGCTATAGACGCCACCTGGTGGCCGCCCACAGCGCCTCAGCAAACCTGCCCTGCCCAGAGGGGGCGCCCTCACTGCTGGAGCACCTTGGCAGCCATATTGACAGGTAGGGATGAAACAGTTCAGACTTGTTTATGGTTCCTAAAATACCATCGTCACTACCTCTAAAATCATGCACATCTGTTAATTTGGGTAACGGatgttgggggaaaaaaagtcatCCACCAGAGGGCGCTGTCTCTCACAGCGCCCTCTGGTGGATGACATCTGGAAGTAAAGGTAAACATTTTGGGAGCAGGAGGCATCACTGTTTCTCTTCTTTGCTCACCATCTGTCTGGAGCAGACTTTAACATTCACGTCTTTGGGACGCTTTAGGAAAATGAGCCTGATTAGGCTGCTGTGTTGTAGCTATGCTGTAGTCTGTAGTCTATTTATTGTGGtatcaaaaaaacaacaacaacaattgAAGACTGGAAAAAAGGGACAtctgcatttattaaacaacagttCCACTTTAAATATAACAGTGTATGCAAAAAAGTGCCATAGACGTGCATTAGGCTTAAAATATGTTCTTATACTTTGGCTCCAGCTTGTTTACCTTTTAAAACCTTTGTTGTCCTCCACTAAACAGAGCGGTAGGTCTTTGCAGATATATTTATTGATACACTTAATGATCAGTTCAGCCCTCACGCTGTTGTGGGGTTGTGAACGCTTCCTAAGTTTCTTTTGGCCTCGACGGATTCTGCTCTTCACAACTTCACAAATCTTTTCGAGGTGACGATTAGCCAAGTGTCTACTCATGTTACTCATATTCTCCATCAAGTGTGTCACTACAGTCTGACAGTGCCtgcagattgtttttgtttgtccgtcaccttttctcctttctcatttcttgataCTGGGAAACCAAAATGCCTCcacacatcagatttaaaagttgcaacaatcCCTGAACGTTTGTAACTCTGTTCTCACTCGCCACGCGTAGCAACCTGCCATCTTCATGCTGTTAGATCAAGCAAGCGAGTGGAATTCAGAAGATGAAGTGGGAACTTTAACTCTGctccacttaaaaaaaaaacaaaacagaaactttGTGCCCTGAAGACCTATTGTTTGAAACCCTCACATGCCTATGGCAGTATTGAGACACTTCTCTCACCATGATACctcttaaaaagttaaatatcagttttggcagatattaaaatttctgCCTGAATCGATTCAATTCTGATTCTGAAGGCCCTGATTTGATTCAAGTCTGGATTTgatttgattgtatttgttaTCTTAGTAACAAAACCTATGTTACTTCTACAGTTAAGAGATTCTCAGAGAACTTCAGTTGGAAATGTACAAAGAATGTTCCAACTTGgaacattattaaaaatatcagggTTTGCCTAAAAAAAATTGACCCTAAACTAGTAGTATTTACATGACTATTTTACCTTCATGTGGCTCATCCTGGATATGCTTTTTTTTGGTCCAGTTTACCTCTGTCTTTGtagtgtttaaaaaacatatattaaAAGATCAATCTTTTGATTATATTACTCGATATCTTAAAGGAGTGTTGGTCTTGACCAGAAGAACTGCCTGAATTGacgtctttttctttattcatcatcaccCCTTACACAAAATTGTTCATTTGTTCCTCCTTAAACTGAAGATagtgtgtttttgaaaagtgcaTGATCACCAAAAGACAttaatttttaatccatttaccCATGGTTGCATAGAAATCTCTGCAATTTCCAAATGAATTATCTAATTACTTGGAAAATCCAGCTTTGTTAGCCTATGGGGAGAAATAAGTtgaaaacttgtgaaaatgactgaattttACATTCCTTcacacatttgtgacccactggaaacagcccTGCACCCCTCttctgggtcctgacccaccagttgggaACTGCTGCTCTAGAGAGAGActattggctttaaatgttgatacATCTTGTCAGATCTACTTCCTGACATCCAAAAAGATCATTTGTCATTTCTTAGAGTGGCAATCTCCTCTTCAGCAGCAGTAAGATAAAAACCTACTTCTTCCTGTACGCTTTTGATAATGTGTTTCTAATGTTCTCTGAAACTCTTCTCTGTATCAcggttttttttgtatttactttctCTAGTAACCTTTCTCTTCCTGCTCACAGCAGCTTTTGTTTTAGAATATTTTAGCCCATTTCAACCATACTGCTATGACACTGATTGCTCTGATAAATTTGATCACATCATGATCTGAAGTTCTTGTATGTTTACGTCTCTGTTGACAGGCCTCCACCGTCAGAGGGAAATACTAATGCTGCTGTACCAGTGAGAGAGAGGAAGTATTCATGTGAGCGATGCGACCGCCGCTTTTATACCCGTAAGGATGTTCGGCGCCACGCTGTTGTGCACACAGGCCGCCGTGACTTCCTGTGCCCACGCTGCGCTCAACGCTTTGGCCGCAGAGACCACCTGACCCGCCACCTGAAGAAGAGCCATGCTCAGGAGGCCGGAGTGATGCCACCCTGTGCACCCAGCACTCCTGTGGCTACACCCACTCCCGCCGCGCAGTGCCCGGTGAAGGAGGAGCCCAGCCCCGTGACCTCTGACATGGGATCTGTCCCCAAGGAGCCCATGGAGAATTACTCCAGGGACATGTACAACTCCTACCCCATCACCAATCCTGTCCCCGGGTTGAGCCACCCTCATGGCCTCATGCAGGGCTCCTTGTCCTCCAGCATGGGCGTGAGTCGCCACATGTCCCCGCAACCATCtcacccccaccaccaccacctgcAGCCCCCTGTGGCCCCGCAGCAGCAGCCCTACAGCAACATGACCAGGTACCAGCACGGATCTACCTCATATCCTCGCGCCGACGTGGACAGCTTCCTGCTGGACCTGCAGAGCGCCCCCCCGCCTCACCTGAGTGTGGCCAACTCCTCTACCTCTACGTCTGCCTCTCCTCAGAGAGAGGTGCTGGGTGAAGGGGTGGGTGCTGGCGGCGACCCCCACCTGCTGTCCAGGAGCCCAGCGATCTCCTCCACCGAGCTGTC
This window of the Cheilinus undulatus linkage group 11, ASM1832078v1, whole genome shotgun sequence genome carries:
- the LOC121517205 gene encoding zinc finger protein PLAGL2-like, with product MFHQQDHLKSQLQESHPASRQLFHCQECGKQYNTQLGYRRHLVAAHSASANLPCPEGAPSLLEHLGSHIDRPPPSEGNTNAAVPVRERKYSCERCDRRFYTRKDVRRHAVVHTGRRDFLCPRCAQRFGRRDHLTRHLKKSHAQEAGVMPPCAPSTPVATPTPAAQCPVKEEPSPVTSDMGSVPKEPMENYSRDMYNSYPITNPVPGLSHPHGLMQGSLSSSMGVSRHMSPQPSHPHHHHLQPPVAPQQQPYSNMTRYQHGSTSYPRADVDSFLLDLQSAPPPHLSVANSSTSTSASPQREVLGEGVGAGGDPHLLSRSPAISSTELSCTTNMDLGPLLGFLPFSLPPYSPHMGMGGLVMSYPPATTAASSPSPSSGLSSQAPGPFSFFQPPQAHVPQGPGAHNHSQLPQAYSSSAMSTSSSLPHYYQAFQQ